In Dendropsophus ebraccatus isolate aDenEbr1 chromosome 14, aDenEbr1.pat, whole genome shotgun sequence, the following proteins share a genomic window:
- the LOC138772168 gene encoding dickkopf-related protein 3-like isoform X1, with product MKLLASLLLSLLPYTQGHIWAWMLSMPYNNPEDAAGLARSPTPKGSTVSCDHDRGCGRGLFCDRHFGLCVALRHEGQYCRKDSQCVRGLGCMFGRCMRIVPGGHEGSRCRQDKDCSPSMCCARHHGEMICKRKLPAGGSCYVPEGGLAFSINQLCPCEEGLVCSSTHPSREKEFVYSPSSDWKCVAPSP from the exons ATGAAGCTGCTGGCATCTCTTCTCCTCTCCCTCCTGCCTTACACACAGGGCCACATTTGGGCTTGGATGTTGTCAATGCCGTATAACAACCCTGAAGATGCTGCTGGACTTGCAAGAAGCCCAACACCCAAGGGATCCACG GTAAGCTGTGACCATGACCGAGGTTGTGGACGTGGCCTGTTCTGCGATCGCCATTTTGGTCTGTGTGTGGCGCTGCGCCATGAAGGTCAATACTGTCGAAAGGATTCTCAGTGCGTTCGAGGTCTGGGCTGTATGTTTGGACGCTGTATGCGTATTGTACCAGGTGGACATGAAG GTTCCAGATGCCGTCAGGATAAGGACTGCTCCCCCTCTATGTGCTGTGCCAGACACCATGGAGAGATGATCTGCAAGCGCAAGCTACCTGCTGGGGGTAGTTGTTATGTTCCAGAAGGGGGGCTGGCATTCAGCATCAACCAGCTGTGTCCCTGTGAAGAAGGGCTGGTGTGCAGCTCCACACATCCATCTCGAGA GAAGGAATTTGTTTACAGTCCCAGCTCGGACTGGAAATGCGTGGCTCCCTCCCCATGA
- the LOC138772168 gene encoding dickkopf-related protein 3-like isoform X2 → MLSMPYNNPEDAAGLARSPTPKGSTVSCDHDRGCGRGLFCDRHFGLCVALRHEGQYCRKDSQCVRGLGCMFGRCMRIVPGGHEGSRCRQDKDCSPSMCCARHHGEMICKRKLPAGGSCYVPEGGLAFSINQLCPCEEGLVCSSTHPSREKEFVYSPSSDWKCVAPSP, encoded by the exons ATGTTGTCAATGCCGTATAACAACCCTGAAGATGCTGCTGGACTTGCAAGAAGCCCAACACCCAAGGGATCCACG GTAAGCTGTGACCATGACCGAGGTTGTGGACGTGGCCTGTTCTGCGATCGCCATTTTGGTCTGTGTGTGGCGCTGCGCCATGAAGGTCAATACTGTCGAAAGGATTCTCAGTGCGTTCGAGGTCTGGGCTGTATGTTTGGACGCTGTATGCGTATTGTACCAGGTGGACATGAAG GTTCCAGATGCCGTCAGGATAAGGACTGCTCCCCCTCTATGTGCTGTGCCAGACACCATGGAGAGATGATCTGCAAGCGCAAGCTACCTGCTGGGGGTAGTTGTTATGTTCCAGAAGGGGGGCTGGCATTCAGCATCAACCAGCTGTGTCCCTGTGAAGAAGGGCTGGTGTGCAGCTCCACACATCCATCTCGAGA GAAGGAATTTGTTTACAGTCCCAGCTCGGACTGGAAATGCGTGGCTCCCTCCCCATGA